The genomic segment aataccGCCATATGGTTTTGGCTACCTACACGGTGGAAAAAAAGTATGTGATTTCAATGGTAAAGTCTATTATgttaaatatgacaaaatattaactattttattgagttgaagattttttaaaaattttgaaaaatctgccGATTTAACCGTCATAGatcaaactttaataaaaaacttttacattatTCTACGAGTATTAGCGTCTGGAGAAAATATTATTCCAGAAATGTATGGATGGTACTACATGCCGGCATCTATACACAAACTTCTCATGCATGGAGCCGacataataagaaattttatatgCCCTATAGGCAATCTTTCAGAACAAGCAGCAGAGGCGAGGAATAAACATTTTCGCCATTACAGAGAGTTCCACGCAAGAAAAAGTAGTAGGATATTTACAAACGAAGATATTTTACATAATCTAATTCTCTCATCAGATCCATTCATATCTACCATAAGATTAAAAGCTGATAACAAAAAACTAACTATCATGACAGAAGAGGCTCTTTCCCTGATTAATttgaaaactaaatttatttaactagTTTCTTGTTATGTTATGAGAATAATAGGTATGGTATACTTTAGGCAAAAATGTAAATTGTCTTTGTCAATTCTCTCTATTCTGATTGAACATCAAAACCAGTGAGTGAGTGCTAGTTATTAAACTCTATTGCTCttggaagaaataataaaatattaactcttcatATGTCAAAACTCTTTACCGTATGTAATAAATGattgaaaataaagaagaagaaattttgccatttctgttttttttttttactttgtataaataatatcagAAATCGAAAATCATTCTCTTGTAGCAATTTGTCTTCTTGTATAGCGTCCGCGTCCTTATCTAGCGTTCTCAGAATTTTAATCGTAGGTTCTTGCCAGCAATcagtttttggatttttcataaGAGGTCCTCATGAAATTGAgtcttataagaaatatttgattttaaattaaagatattaagaagcttttatgtgattcattggtcctttcacaatgtaattactgtgatgtagtgtatggctggtgtcttgattatgaggataggggtagactgcaaaagctccaaaactcttgcattcgactaatatttggcattcgtaggagaaaccgcatttcccataaacttcacgaacttggatggcttaatatgcataatcgaagaattgctcattctttaacatttttttataaaattttaatatatcgtagtccgccctatctctatcaaaaaataacttttagaaatgatgtacaccatttaaatttaagaagaaatactattctcattccgagacataaaacacagttatttaaacgatcattttcttacaattttgcttatcaaataaattctttaaatttggatccggaccaattattaatttcttgtaatacttttcgtaGGAGGATGATTGTAaatctaatgaatcagcagggtatataatttaagttcttttttttttaactttttgaatggttgttttcttaagtaatttattgcaatttttggtattgggatcattttatttatttatttattgtctgcaataatttttctattttttgttatttaacaaaaaatttaatctgttttttgggtatttgcagtgtgtattgttttgttttgttttgcttgatgttaaactgtcaaatttagaatttagaactctTATGTAGTAttatgtaggtttattaggtataggattaaagaaaaagctgtatttaatcagttattagttaagcgttactgttaatgagcgttactgaaattaccattttttttttaatgaagtgtggggccacaatgttaaagaccagaatctgccatggcagaattctgaatttgtaggccttttatttgcgtaaatttattgctagattttgtaaacttgtatttttttttgtttcttctatgcaaataaaaaatatttattattattattattattattaaataaagatacCGAGTTGCAAATTACtgaatagaaaataaaacggTCATTTCAACAATGTTAGAATCGTTTACGgctttaagaaaaaacaaagttgatgatggttgacaggaaccgaaacgtcgaattGGAATTCTGACAGTACTACcttataaaggtaaaaaaaccTACACAAAAGCATTTCtcgttttttataaacttttgacaTACAgtcagaaaaaagaaaaaactaaaatgttaaatatccTTTCTTTTGCGAATGTATCCAGAAGGtctaagaatatttttagtttcttatttaagtaagctttaaaataaacaaatttgccaAATTTAAACTACACATTTGCTATACCTTACGATTTTTAAATCGTTACGATAAACCTAGAATCTTAATCACCCTGTATTACGTCAatgatttaatgaaaattaaaaaaaaaaaaacatcttatactgttatcaaacaaaaataactaattcaaaataataagaCCAAAAAGTTATTGCGAATGTCCGTGTTTTCCTATACTTCGATGTACTGTGCGTCGCTAAAAACCCTGAAAACGTTAGTCCGAGCGCTTATGGTCTCCATAATTAAtatgacttaatttttaaatatccttttaatttgaaaacaaaaatacagtGTATAGTACTAGAATTAAATATTAGATTATTTGACTtattctaataaattaaaatataattaatgtaTTGCCTTAATTTTAAACAGTCTTAAGTATAATCTTTTGAGCcatacaaaaattatgaaagtgTTTTAAATAGAACGTGAAACTATattaaaaagtaacaaaaaataacataatatataaaaaaaaaacacaatttaagaCGATGTGGCTGAACCAGTGGTACTATTCAGGCTGCCAGTACTagtgtctaaaaataaaaaaaataaaattatatcctaTTTAGAAGCTTCCCAGGCGAATCAGACAGAGATAAACATACAAGGAAAATAATGTGTCTGACATAGATGACAAGATCcgtttttcaccatttttttttggtttgtttatACATTcactatttctactttttataaTGGTCTTAGTTGACTtaaaggtaataaaataaaaattccaggcacttgtaTATGAAAATGCTGGATGATGGTTGATAAAAGACGAATCTCAAAGTAAGCAAAGAAACGTGGACTAAAAccatcttaaattaaaataagaaatgcaATCTGCACAcccttttttattaatcaaattaaacAAATCCATACTTGCCAGGTGAAGGTTCTTGCTTAGGCGAAGCGTCTTCAGTCTGTTCTGCTTCGGCTGCTGTCGAATCTTCTTGGTTTCTATGCAGGTACTCGTCAACCTAAAAGCCAACAAAATCGCAATTAGAACCCAATAAGGTACTACCTACTCTACCGTAATAGGTACCTTATGCCTAACGTTTTCGACAATAGGCTCCACAATGGGCTCTACAACGCTGCGGGTCTTCTCAAAGGCCGGCTCCAACACATCTTTGGCGGTTTTAACCGCGGGCTCCACGTAAGATTTAGCGGTTTCCATCGCGGGAGTCACGTACTCTTTGGTGTTTTCGTAGATCTGTAGAAGAATCTAAATAAGGAGGGTTGGTTTAGGGTGACGATGGTGATGAAACGGTTATTGGGGTGATCAGAGTAATGAGAAACGATGAAtgaaccaataataataataactcaCTTCTTTAGGTGGTAGTTTAACGGCGGGCACTTTGCTCTCAACGTAATCCAATCCGGAGCACAGCACCCCATCAACTTTCTTGATTGGCCCCTCCAGGTTTTTGATAACCGGGGTGGCATAGGGTTTGGCGATATCAACCGCTTTAAAGGCGGTATCTTCGGCGGTTTGTAGGGTCCAATGGGTCACGTTATTGTATtccttgtaaaataattataattatatagatAAAATTGGGGAACAATTATGGTACCTACTTTGACTTTTTCATAGAGGTTGTGCGCGGTCTGGATAGTGGATTCGACCATCGGGAGTTTGGCAACCCTGTTCACAGACTCCATGCAGGTAATAGGAGCTACGGCAACGGAGTTTTCTTGGTTGGTATTATCAGCCGGTGTAGACATGTTCTAGAAAATAGTGTTTGTCTGAAAGTTGCATTGTTGAATTAGTGGAAGAATTGAGAACTTAAAAACACTGGTAAAGTTGGACATAGTGATTTACTTCGAGCATCTCACCACTCCTTTAATGATATTAACAGTTTGTACTGTTGAAATAGGCTTGGGACGCCTCGTATATAGTATAACTATGTTTATTAATACGTATCATCACTCTTGATTTAAAACGTTACTATTACATGAATATCTTTGTTAATCGGCTCTCGTGCAGTAATAATATAGCTATTTTTAGAAAAACccaataaattatgtttaattcaATTCAAAGGTCGAAAACCTGCCCTGTCCCCGCAGAACAGGTCATActagaaaaaagttaattatctCATAACGATTAAAGTGCGTGCGAGTGTCGTCTGGTTCCCAATGTATTTTAAATGGGTTTTTATCATATAAGGTAAAGTATAAACAAGTCCAAAGTTCAAGCAGTAAATGATAACGAGAAAAATACAATAAAgttgaaaatgtttaataatttaaataaaagtataatatagGCATCCAGTGTGAAGTAAATGATGGTTGACCAACGCaacattaaatgaattttttcatCGATATTATAAGAAGCAGCGTTGAAATTGCCGATATACGCAATAATCGTTTCGACATTGGTTTTATGttgttatatcttttttttttaatttaaccttataaaattaattaaaatcgcTGATTGTTATTTTACAGCAAAGCGATTAGGTTTTTAAATGAATGTAGTAGTAATTGGTTCCAGTTAGTCCAAGTGGTTGATTAGTACATTGTGGATGGGTTCAACTCATTGAAAGAAATGCAACCTAAAGTTGATAAGAGAGAAAAGAACAACGGTAGACAcaagaaaaagtcaaaaaatcacgattttaaacataaaaatccCTTTTAAGCGTCATGGATAATCTACCTTCCAGGggtaattttttgttgtataataATATAGGAAATACtcgtattttcttaaacaaatagtttttagcaaattttaattaagacaTAGAAATCATCACATATGGCTACGGACTAAATAGTAAGAGAATCattaacaactttaataaataataacagaCCGACGTTTGCTTTGCATCTCCTTTTAGCGGACTTTTAAGATCCACACAAAAAAATCAACGTATGACAATTGTTGTTTCATGcttaaaattctgttttttgaAGTTAGGTGAAATTAAGTTAGCAATCCCTTATctatgttaatttattatttctcaggATAGAATAACTAAATAgtcgttaaaatttaaatagtccTTAATGGCCCTAAAGTATCTTTACGTTTAAATAAACCCTGCACGACTTGTCACAGCCTGTCAAAATTCTGAAGGGagatttttaatagaattaggACAAAAGTCTAAACCTCTTATCAGATTACTTCAAAATGACCAAAAAAGGCACaatagtatttaaattattattccaggctttcCATGTAACTCAAATACCTGTGAGAAACTTATAGCTAGTAAAAGAGTTATTCCAGACacacaaatgcctggaataaaatgctGGAATTACGttagaattaaaacaaaattctaaaaCTCTTATCAGATTACATCAAAATGAccaaaagagtttttaaatcgttattccaggtttttcaaGTAACTCAAACGCCTGTGAGAGACTTAtaagtagtaaaaaaattatttctggcacacaaatgcctggaataaaatcctggaattactttagaatatttagaattaaaacaaaagtctAAACCTCTTATCAGATTACTTCCAAATGACCAAAAGAGGCACaatagtatttaaattattattccaggctttcCATGTAACTCAAATACCTGTGAGAGACTTATAAGTAGTAAAAGAGTTATTCTAGGCACACAAATGCCTGGACTTCAAACGTCCTTAATATCCTGGAAACAcgatattatttatgttttcatATATTCAATGGCCCTGGATAATACCAATCTGGGTTTTCGAGTGTTTTTAATATTCCTGAAAGAAATAAGACATTATTCTATCAacaatattttgcaaattatattccaggcattgcACGTACAAGATGTTACTTTTCAGAGACACCAAATTGTTGGTTTTTGGTTGTCTCTGTACTTTTACTACTTCTACCGAAACCCATAAAAGACATTTCTATTTGGTGAAATCACAAATTGATGTCTCCTCGACATAATAGACCATCAGAAAAAGAAACCAGCACGAAATTTCATCATATTAGAAAAAGAAAGAGTCATTACACTTGTAGGAATGTATGGAAGTATATTTGAAAATCAACAAACTGATTCTATCTCAGTAGCAGCAAAAACCTTAATTCTCCTTCATCCATTGCTAATTCATCCTCAATTAGACAAAGAATATGGAGAATCCTCTCGAAGgtttttgaaaacattaaaaagctTAAGATCATCACCCAGAAACTTATACATAGGTGTGTAgttgtatattaatattatttatttaccaataGAATCCATTTACATTGTAAGtatagaaatatataataaattccatttAAGTTTAGTGAAAAGTATCAGCAGGCCATTAGTTCTGCGAACCAGTCATGTAGTTGGTTCATTCATGCCATAGTTAGTGAGTGTGGTGAAATGGGATTACAAAGTTAGTGTCCTTGATATTTTAAGAAGGAAGTCTAAattcaaaaagtgacaataacTGAAGTATTCATTACTTAATGTAGAAAATATAAACCTAAAAGGATTTGTCTTCAAGTCTAGTGTAGCCAAATTTCGATCCACTTCTGAATGCAGCAATTCTCAAAAATGTATTCTGGACTGACCTATACTCCAAAATTGGTCTAACAAGAGAGCATTAAAGCATTCAAGTCCACACTTGACCTCTGAATGAAACCAAGCACCTTCATTGCCTTATTTGTAGTGTTCATGATTAATGTGACCCTCAACAATAAGTTTGAATCCATCCAGATTCCCTCTGTTTTAGAGGAAATTGAAACATTATAATcacatcaattaaaaatttctgtATTTCTGTTTGAGTATGCAATAATAGTGCAATTGAGGCGTCCGGTTTCTAAACTCTCTAaatccattttatacaaaaaatgagGTAAGGGCCCTGCTGCCGTCTATAATTGCTTTTTTATCTTTCTCTAAATAATGTCTGCACTAAAACTTCTTCaatccaataaaaattatatgtaatatTTCGGCCACGGTAGCAGAACTCTCTCACTCCTTCCTAGATACTATTTCAAAACTCTTTAGGTCCTTTCATTTATTCCGTTATCAAAACTGCTTACATcccataataaaatattatattattgtcgTACGGTTTCAAAACTGTCTTAATTCTGcaatttgttttgattttgtttgCCCGCCTTTAGTAAACATCGGACTGCAATACAGTAACGATTTCATTttcgttttgttatttttcacgttttttttaataacacaacttataacaattattaatttactgTCAGTAAAGCGTTATGGAGAATTATTCTATTATAGTTATAACACCTGGTAAaggtagagaaaaaaaatagcaGATCTCTCGAAATGGAAATCTACACAAAAAGTGCAGGGTCAGTACTCATGTATTTATGTAATTAGTTAGGTACATAAAAGTACgtttttttgtatatacagACCCAAATTGCTTCCAAGTCTACCAAAATGCAACCATAAGAAGACCTTTGCTTGTACTGATCTGACTAGGCAGGAAATTTCATGCAtgcttttatcaaaataaaacaaagattGAACAGGAGAATTTTATTCTGAAGTATACTTCCCAAAATGTTCCGAAGAGACGCCGTCCAGTTAAAGGTACACGCAGCAATTCAATTtctttatcttattttattaaaacaaaaaaaggaacaCTGTCTGTGTTTGCAGCAATGCATTTCTACCAATTCTTGGAATCTCAAGATTTAGAGTTCAGAATTTGAGCAAAAAATTCTTATCAGATAATTGTCCTCCCAAAGAAAATCGGGGTGGTGACCGAAAAAGCAGGCattatgttcaaaaaaagtAATAGGATAACACGAGAAATAAGTCCGAACGTCAATATATGGCAAGTGAACTGAGTATTAGGAAACTTTGGAAAATATACTGTAGTGAAAATAAAGATCTAATAGTGAAATATGATTACTTCAGGGACATTTTTACCCAAGATTTTAATATAAGCTTTCAAACCCCAGCTACAGATGCATGTTCTGAATGCATTAGCTTAAAATGTCAAATTACAGCTGCTTCGAATCCTGAAACCAAGGCAGAATTAATGTGCAAATCACGAGTTCACAAACTTAAGGCCAAAGCATTTTATGAGCTTCTTAAACAGCCAGAAGATAATACCATTAAACTTAGTTTtgattgtcaaaaaaaacttgGTGCTGCTGCGCGTTCCAGACCAGTCAGTCTATTATTCAAGACAATTTTATTGGTATAACTTTACCATATGTGAAGGTCATTTTCTAAGGCAACATAATCAAAAGATACTGTAACTTCTTACACTTGGACCGAGAACATAGGAGGAAAGGGATCTAATGAAATAGTTTCAATGGTTAATCACAAATTGTCCACACTTAATCTGGCAGAGACTAAGTGGATTAAGCTATTTGGCGATGGTTGTCctgggcaaaataaaaactccaTCATGATTGGCATGCTTATGCATTGGCTTTACTTTACAGAAACTTCAGTTCAAGAGATTCACGTAATATTTCCCATTGTAGGACATTCGTTTTTGCCACCTGATAGAGTCATTGGCAGAgccgaaaaaaaagttaaaaagaaggAAGTTATCCTTGATCCACGAGAATATCGAGAAATATTATCTGATGGTGCGACCGTACTTGATCTTGAAAAAGATTTTGATATCTTTGACTGACATTGAGGTCTGTATTAAGCCACCTAATCAATGGcatttccaattttcaactgcAAAGAGAATATCTATAAAGAAACAAAACCAACAAGCAGGTAAAAGTATTGTTATTAAAGGAGAAGTAAACTTTAGATCGGATCTTGGTACCTATAAATCGGTgctaaaaaaaaggaaaaactttattttaataaagccTGAGCCGTTGCCAAAAGTTCATTCTATTAAAGAAGCTAAAATTAAAGATGTTGatgctcttttgaaaaaacattttggatTGGACTGGAGATATACACCAAACGAAGATTTGACTTTCTACAAGAATATTATTGACAATAATAGTGCGATAGAACAGGAAGACAATGCGAATACTGAAGATGTCATCTATAATATTGAAGAAGACGATGGGCtttgaattgaattttattttgtaaattaatgaaaatataactTTGTAGGTaacactttcaaaatattttgcattatttCATAAACTATACGGATCATTTATCACTTTCGGGTTTTCATAACTCTTTGAATCCACTGTTTGTTAACAAAACTCGTTACATCCaaacttttttatcaaattgtttCTCTAGTAGTACacctaaaaatatgtttttttgtcaaaaaacctTATTAGAAGGGTCCTATTTTcacatataataaattttataaatgtattttaaacagTTTTGATACTACaggttttttacattttctgtaAAACTGCTTATCTTGGATCTAGAGATTTTTGAAACCCGAAGCAATTGAAT from the Anthonomus grandis grandis chromosome 10, icAntGran1.3, whole genome shotgun sequence genome contains:
- the LOC126741625 gene encoding lipid storage droplets surface-binding protein 1-like — translated: MSTPADNTNQENSVAVAPITCMESVNRVAKLPMVESTIQTAHNLYEKVKEYNNVTHWTLQTAEDTAFKAVDIAKPYATPVIKNLEGPIKKVDGVLCSGLDYVESKVPAVKLPPKEILLQIYENTKEYVTPAMETAKSYVEPAVKTAKDVLEPAFEKTRSVVEPIVEPIVENVRHKVDEYLHRNQEDSTAAEAEQTEDASPKQEPSPDTSTGSLNSTTGSATSS